A single genomic interval of Primulina huaijiensis isolate GDHJ02 chromosome 7, ASM1229523v2, whole genome shotgun sequence harbors:
- the LOC140980352 gene encoding mitogen-activated protein kinase 4-like isoform X4, with amino-acid sequence MAPESSSASASSRSNIDGVLTHGGKYVRYNVHGTFFEVSNKYVPPLRPIGRGAYGLVCAAINKETNEEVAIKKIGNSFDNCIDAKRTLREIKLLRHLDHENIIAIKDIIRPPKREAFDDVYIVYELMDTDLHQVIRSDQELTDDHCQYFLYQLLRGLKYIHSANVLHRDLKPSNLLLNANCDLKIGDFGLARTISETDFMTEYVVTRWYRAPELLLNCSEYTAAIDVWSVGCILAETMTREPLFPGKDYIHQLKLITELLGTPDEMSLKFLRSDNARRYVKQLPQFPKQQLLTRFPNMSPLALDLLGKLLKFDPSQRITVDEALCHPYLSSLHDINDEPICSMPFSFDFERPSITEENIRELIWRESVEFNPALLNLIEAAIVEGLTKYAPDM; translated from the exons ATGGCTCCAGAAAGTAGCTCAGCCTCAGCTTCGAGCAGGTCAAACATTGATGGAGTGCTGACACATGGTGGTAAATACGTGCGGTACAATGTGCACGGTACTTTTTTCGAGGTCTCCAACAAATACGTGCCCCCTCTCCGCCCTATTGGTCGCGGCGCCTACGGACTTGTCTG TGCTGCTATCAATAAGGAGACTAATGAGGAGGTTGCCATTAAGAAGATTGGCAATTCATTTGATAACTGTATAGACGCGAAAAGGACTTTGAGGGAGATTAAACTTTTACGCCACTTGGATCATGAAAAT ATTATAGCTATCAAGGACATTATTAGGCCACCAAAGAGGGAAGCTTTTGATGATGTCTACATAGTATATGAATTGATGGACACAGATTTGCATCAGGTTATCAGATCCGATCAAGAATTAACAGATGATCATTGTCAG TACTTCCTGTATCAATTGTTACGAGGGCTAAAATATATACATTCAGCAAACGTCTTGCATCGTGACCTTAAGCCAAGCAATTTGCTTCTCAATGCGAACTGTGATCTGAAAATAGGAGATTTTGGTTTGGCAAGGACAATATCTGAAACGGATTTCATGACTGAATACGTGGTAACACGTTGGTATCGAGCGCCTGAATTGCTCCTTAATTGCTCTGAATACACTGCTGCAATAGATGTGTGGTCCGTTGGTTGCATTCTTGCTGAAACAATGACCAGAGAACCTTTATTCCCAGGAAAAGATTATATTCATCAGCTGAAACTCATTACTGAG CTATTAGGGACCCCTGATGAGATGAGCCTTAAATTCCTAAGAAGCGACAATGCCCGAAGATATGTAAAACAGCTTCCTCAATTCCCAAAACAACAATTGTTGACTAGATTTCCGAACATGTCTCCTTTGGCACTGGATTTACTGGGGAAGCTGCTTAAGTTTGATCCCAGCCAACGTATAACTG TTGACGAGGCTCTCTGTCATCCATATTTATCATCTCTTCACGATATAAATGACGAGCCCATTTGCTCCATGCCTTTCAGTTTCGATTTTGAGCGGCCATCAATAACCGAAGAAAACATTAGGGAGCTTATTTGGAGGGAATCAGTTGAGTTTAATCCAG CATTGCTAAATCTCATTGAAGCAGCCATCGTAGAAGGATTGACAAAATATGCACCTGACATGTGA
- the LOC140980352 gene encoding mitogen-activated protein kinase 4-like isoform X5, whose product MAPESSSASASSRSNIDGVLTHGGKYVRYNVHGTFFEVSNKYVPPLRPIGRGAYGLVCAAINKETNEEVAIKKIGNSFDNCIDAKRTLREIKLLRHLDHENIIAIKDIIRPPKREAFDDVYIVYELMDTDLHQVIRSDQELTDDHCQYFLYQLLRGLKYIHSANVLHRDLKPSNLLLNANCDLKIGDFGLARTISETDFMTEYVVTRWYRAPELLLNCSEYTAAIDVWSVGCILAETMTREPLFPGKDYIHQLKLITELLGTPDEMSLKFLRSDNARRYVKQLPQFPKQQLLTRFPNMSPLALDLLGKLLKFDPSQRITVDEALCHPYLSSLHDINDEPICSMPFSFDFERPSITEENIRELIWRESVEFNPGHSISIPNDATLTGG is encoded by the exons ATGGCTCCAGAAAGTAGCTCAGCCTCAGCTTCGAGCAGGTCAAACATTGATGGAGTGCTGACACATGGTGGTAAATACGTGCGGTACAATGTGCACGGTACTTTTTTCGAGGTCTCCAACAAATACGTGCCCCCTCTCCGCCCTATTGGTCGCGGCGCCTACGGACTTGTCTG TGCTGCTATCAATAAGGAGACTAATGAGGAGGTTGCCATTAAGAAGATTGGCAATTCATTTGATAACTGTATAGACGCGAAAAGGACTTTGAGGGAGATTAAACTTTTACGCCACTTGGATCATGAAAAT ATTATAGCTATCAAGGACATTATTAGGCCACCAAAGAGGGAAGCTTTTGATGATGTCTACATAGTATATGAATTGATGGACACAGATTTGCATCAGGTTATCAGATCCGATCAAGAATTAACAGATGATCATTGTCAG TACTTCCTGTATCAATTGTTACGAGGGCTAAAATATATACATTCAGCAAACGTCTTGCATCGTGACCTTAAGCCAAGCAATTTGCTTCTCAATGCGAACTGTGATCTGAAAATAGGAGATTTTGGTTTGGCAAGGACAATATCTGAAACGGATTTCATGACTGAATACGTGGTAACACGTTGGTATCGAGCGCCTGAATTGCTCCTTAATTGCTCTGAATACACTGCTGCAATAGATGTGTGGTCCGTTGGTTGCATTCTTGCTGAAACAATGACCAGAGAACCTTTATTCCCAGGAAAAGATTATATTCATCAGCTGAAACTCATTACTGAG CTATTAGGGACCCCTGATGAGATGAGCCTTAAATTCCTAAGAAGCGACAATGCCCGAAGATATGTAAAACAGCTTCCTCAATTCCCAAAACAACAATTGTTGACTAGATTTCCGAACATGTCTCCTTTGGCACTGGATTTACTGGGGAAGCTGCTTAAGTTTGATCCCAGCCAACGTATAACTG TTGACGAGGCTCTCTGTCATCCATATTTATCATCTCTTCACGATATAAATGACGAGCCCATTTGCTCCATGCCTTTCAGTTTCGATTTTGAGCGGCCATCAATAACCGAAGAAAACATTAGGGAGCTTATTTGGAGGGAATCAGTTGAGTTTAATCCAG GACATTCAATCAGTATACCAAATGATGCTACTCTAACTGGAGGCTAA
- the LOC140980352 gene encoding mitogen-activated protein kinase 4-like isoform X1 produces MAPESSSASASSRSNIDGVLTHGGKYVRYNVHGTFFEVSNKYVPPLRPIGRGAYGLVCAAINKETNEEVAIKKIGNSFDNCIDAKRTLREIKLLRHLDHENIIAIKDIIRPPKREAFDDVYIVYELMDTDLHQVIRSDQELTDDHCQYFLYQLLRGLKYIHSANVLHRDLKPSNLLLNANCDLKIGDFGLARTISETDFMTEYVVTRWYRAPELLLNCSEYTAAIDVWSVGCILAETMTREPLFPGKDYIHQLKLITELLGTPDEMSLKFLRSDNARRYVKQLPQFPKQQLLTRFPNMSPLALDLLGKLLKFDPSQRITVDEALCHPYLSSLHDINDEPICSMPFSFDFERPSITEENIRELIWRESVEFNPGESALILMLELLDGIANSCKDLLLMLLFKCIGWSSIPISGS; encoded by the exons ATGGCTCCAGAAAGTAGCTCAGCCTCAGCTTCGAGCAGGTCAAACATTGATGGAGTGCTGACACATGGTGGTAAATACGTGCGGTACAATGTGCACGGTACTTTTTTCGAGGTCTCCAACAAATACGTGCCCCCTCTCCGCCCTATTGGTCGCGGCGCCTACGGACTTGTCTG TGCTGCTATCAATAAGGAGACTAATGAGGAGGTTGCCATTAAGAAGATTGGCAATTCATTTGATAACTGTATAGACGCGAAAAGGACTTTGAGGGAGATTAAACTTTTACGCCACTTGGATCATGAAAAT ATTATAGCTATCAAGGACATTATTAGGCCACCAAAGAGGGAAGCTTTTGATGATGTCTACATAGTATATGAATTGATGGACACAGATTTGCATCAGGTTATCAGATCCGATCAAGAATTAACAGATGATCATTGTCAG TACTTCCTGTATCAATTGTTACGAGGGCTAAAATATATACATTCAGCAAACGTCTTGCATCGTGACCTTAAGCCAAGCAATTTGCTTCTCAATGCGAACTGTGATCTGAAAATAGGAGATTTTGGTTTGGCAAGGACAATATCTGAAACGGATTTCATGACTGAATACGTGGTAACACGTTGGTATCGAGCGCCTGAATTGCTCCTTAATTGCTCTGAATACACTGCTGCAATAGATGTGTGGTCCGTTGGTTGCATTCTTGCTGAAACAATGACCAGAGAACCTTTATTCCCAGGAAAAGATTATATTCATCAGCTGAAACTCATTACTGAG CTATTAGGGACCCCTGATGAGATGAGCCTTAAATTCCTAAGAAGCGACAATGCCCGAAGATATGTAAAACAGCTTCCTCAATTCCCAAAACAACAATTGTTGACTAGATTTCCGAACATGTCTCCTTTGGCACTGGATTTACTGGGGAAGCTGCTTAAGTTTGATCCCAGCCAACGTATAACTG TTGACGAGGCTCTCTGTCATCCATATTTATCATCTCTTCACGATATAAATGACGAGCCCATTTGCTCCATGCCTTTCAGTTTCGATTTTGAGCGGCCATCAATAACCGAAGAAAACATTAGGGAGCTTATTTGGAGGGAATCAGTTGAGTTTAATCCAG GAGAATCTGCGCTTATTTTGATGTTAGAATTGCTAGATGGAATCGCAAATAGTTGTAAGGATTTGCTTTTGATGCTCTTATTTAAATGTATCGGTTGGAGCAGCATCCCAATATCTGGTTCTTGA
- the LOC140980352 gene encoding mitogen-activated protein kinase 4-like isoform X7 yields the protein MAPESSSASASSRSNIDGVLTHGGKYVRYNVHGTFFEVSNKYVPPLRPIGRGAYGLVCAAINKETNEEVAIKKIGNSFDNCIDAKRTLREIKLLRHLDHENIIAIKDIIRPPKREAFDDVYIVYELMDTDLHQVIRSDQELTDDHCQYFLYQLLRGLKYIHSANVLHRDLKPSNLLLNANCDLKIGDFGLARTISETDFMTEYVVTRWYRAPELLLNCSEYTAAIDVWSVGCILAETMTREPLFPGKDYIHQLKLITELLGTPDEMSLKFLRSDNARRYVKQLPQFPKQQLLTRFPNMSPLALDLLGKLLKFDPSQRITVDEALCHPYLSSLHDINDEPICSMPFSFDFERPSITEENIRELIWRESVNSDIEPRI from the exons ATGGCTCCAGAAAGTAGCTCAGCCTCAGCTTCGAGCAGGTCAAACATTGATGGAGTGCTGACACATGGTGGTAAATACGTGCGGTACAATGTGCACGGTACTTTTTTCGAGGTCTCCAACAAATACGTGCCCCCTCTCCGCCCTATTGGTCGCGGCGCCTACGGACTTGTCTG TGCTGCTATCAATAAGGAGACTAATGAGGAGGTTGCCATTAAGAAGATTGGCAATTCATTTGATAACTGTATAGACGCGAAAAGGACTTTGAGGGAGATTAAACTTTTACGCCACTTGGATCATGAAAAT ATTATAGCTATCAAGGACATTATTAGGCCACCAAAGAGGGAAGCTTTTGATGATGTCTACATAGTATATGAATTGATGGACACAGATTTGCATCAGGTTATCAGATCCGATCAAGAATTAACAGATGATCATTGTCAG TACTTCCTGTATCAATTGTTACGAGGGCTAAAATATATACATTCAGCAAACGTCTTGCATCGTGACCTTAAGCCAAGCAATTTGCTTCTCAATGCGAACTGTGATCTGAAAATAGGAGATTTTGGTTTGGCAAGGACAATATCTGAAACGGATTTCATGACTGAATACGTGGTAACACGTTGGTATCGAGCGCCTGAATTGCTCCTTAATTGCTCTGAATACACTGCTGCAATAGATGTGTGGTCCGTTGGTTGCATTCTTGCTGAAACAATGACCAGAGAACCTTTATTCCCAGGAAAAGATTATATTCATCAGCTGAAACTCATTACTGAG CTATTAGGGACCCCTGATGAGATGAGCCTTAAATTCCTAAGAAGCGACAATGCCCGAAGATATGTAAAACAGCTTCCTCAATTCCCAAAACAACAATTGTTGACTAGATTTCCGAACATGTCTCCTTTGGCACTGGATTTACTGGGGAAGCTGCTTAAGTTTGATCCCAGCCAACGTATAACTG TTGACGAGGCTCTCTGTCATCCATATTTATCATCTCTTCACGATATAAATGACGAGCCCATTTGCTCCATGCCTTTCAGTTTCGATTTTGAGCGGCCATCAATAACCGAAGAAAACATTAGGGAGCTTATTTGGAGGGAATCA GTGAACTCAGATATTGAGCCGAGGATATGA
- the LOC140980352 gene encoding mitogen-activated protein kinase 4-like isoform X3, translating into MAPESSSASASSRSNIDGVLTHGGKYVRYNVHGTFFEVSNKYVPPLRPIGRGAYGLVCAAINKETNEEVAIKKIGNSFDNCIDAKRTLREIKLLRHLDHENIIAIKDIIRPPKREAFDDVYIVYELMDTDLHQVIRSDQELTDDHCQYFLYQLLRGLKYIHSANVLHRDLKPSNLLLNANCDLKIGDFGLARTISETDFMTEYVVTRWYRAPELLLNCSEYTAAIDVWSVGCILAETMTREPLFPGKDYIHQLKLITELLGTPDEMSLKFLRSDNARRYVKQLPQFPKQQLLTRFPNMSPLALDLLGKLLKFDPSQRITVDEALCHPYLSSLHDINDEPICSMPFSFDFERPSITEENIRELIWRESGVLFWWIWGGQVRVVARVLSLGRGVGRHASYNV; encoded by the exons ATGGCTCCAGAAAGTAGCTCAGCCTCAGCTTCGAGCAGGTCAAACATTGATGGAGTGCTGACACATGGTGGTAAATACGTGCGGTACAATGTGCACGGTACTTTTTTCGAGGTCTCCAACAAATACGTGCCCCCTCTCCGCCCTATTGGTCGCGGCGCCTACGGACTTGTCTG TGCTGCTATCAATAAGGAGACTAATGAGGAGGTTGCCATTAAGAAGATTGGCAATTCATTTGATAACTGTATAGACGCGAAAAGGACTTTGAGGGAGATTAAACTTTTACGCCACTTGGATCATGAAAAT ATTATAGCTATCAAGGACATTATTAGGCCACCAAAGAGGGAAGCTTTTGATGATGTCTACATAGTATATGAATTGATGGACACAGATTTGCATCAGGTTATCAGATCCGATCAAGAATTAACAGATGATCATTGTCAG TACTTCCTGTATCAATTGTTACGAGGGCTAAAATATATACATTCAGCAAACGTCTTGCATCGTGACCTTAAGCCAAGCAATTTGCTTCTCAATGCGAACTGTGATCTGAAAATAGGAGATTTTGGTTTGGCAAGGACAATATCTGAAACGGATTTCATGACTGAATACGTGGTAACACGTTGGTATCGAGCGCCTGAATTGCTCCTTAATTGCTCTGAATACACTGCTGCAATAGATGTGTGGTCCGTTGGTTGCATTCTTGCTGAAACAATGACCAGAGAACCTTTATTCCCAGGAAAAGATTATATTCATCAGCTGAAACTCATTACTGAG CTATTAGGGACCCCTGATGAGATGAGCCTTAAATTCCTAAGAAGCGACAATGCCCGAAGATATGTAAAACAGCTTCCTCAATTCCCAAAACAACAATTGTTGACTAGATTTCCGAACATGTCTCCTTTGGCACTGGATTTACTGGGGAAGCTGCTTAAGTTTGATCCCAGCCAACGTATAACTG TTGACGAGGCTCTCTGTCATCCATATTTATCATCTCTTCACGATATAAATGACGAGCCCATTTGCTCCATGCCTTTCAGTTTCGATTTTGAGCGGCCATCAATAACCGAAGAAAACATTAGGGAGCTTATTTGGAGGGAATCA GGTGTTTTATTTTGGTGGATCTGGGGAGGACAAGTGAGGGTGGTAGCAAGGGTTCTTTCACTAGGCAGGGGAGTGGGGAGACATGCCAGCTATAATGTTTAA
- the LOC140980352 gene encoding mitogen-activated protein kinase 4-like isoform X8 — translation MAPESSSASASSRSNIDGVLTHGGKYVRYNVHGTFFEVSNKYVPPLRPIGRGAYGLVCAAINKETNEEVAIKKIGNSFDNCIDAKRTLREIKLLRHLDHENIIAIKDIIRPPKREAFDDVYIVYELMDTDLHQVIRSDQELTDDHCQYFLYQLLRGLKYIHSANVLHRDLKPSNLLLNANCDLKIGDFGLARTISETDFMTEYVVTRWYRAPELLLNCSEYTAAIDVWSVGCILAETMTREPLFPGKDYIHQLKLITELLGTPDEMSLKFLRSDNARRYVKQLPQFPKQQLLTRFPNMSPLALDLLGKLLKFDPSQRITVDEALCHPYLSSLHDINDEPICSMPFSFDFERPSITEENIRELIWRESENLRLF, via the exons ATGGCTCCAGAAAGTAGCTCAGCCTCAGCTTCGAGCAGGTCAAACATTGATGGAGTGCTGACACATGGTGGTAAATACGTGCGGTACAATGTGCACGGTACTTTTTTCGAGGTCTCCAACAAATACGTGCCCCCTCTCCGCCCTATTGGTCGCGGCGCCTACGGACTTGTCTG TGCTGCTATCAATAAGGAGACTAATGAGGAGGTTGCCATTAAGAAGATTGGCAATTCATTTGATAACTGTATAGACGCGAAAAGGACTTTGAGGGAGATTAAACTTTTACGCCACTTGGATCATGAAAAT ATTATAGCTATCAAGGACATTATTAGGCCACCAAAGAGGGAAGCTTTTGATGATGTCTACATAGTATATGAATTGATGGACACAGATTTGCATCAGGTTATCAGATCCGATCAAGAATTAACAGATGATCATTGTCAG TACTTCCTGTATCAATTGTTACGAGGGCTAAAATATATACATTCAGCAAACGTCTTGCATCGTGACCTTAAGCCAAGCAATTTGCTTCTCAATGCGAACTGTGATCTGAAAATAGGAGATTTTGGTTTGGCAAGGACAATATCTGAAACGGATTTCATGACTGAATACGTGGTAACACGTTGGTATCGAGCGCCTGAATTGCTCCTTAATTGCTCTGAATACACTGCTGCAATAGATGTGTGGTCCGTTGGTTGCATTCTTGCTGAAACAATGACCAGAGAACCTTTATTCCCAGGAAAAGATTATATTCATCAGCTGAAACTCATTACTGAG CTATTAGGGACCCCTGATGAGATGAGCCTTAAATTCCTAAGAAGCGACAATGCCCGAAGATATGTAAAACAGCTTCCTCAATTCCCAAAACAACAATTGTTGACTAGATTTCCGAACATGTCTCCTTTGGCACTGGATTTACTGGGGAAGCTGCTTAAGTTTGATCCCAGCCAACGTATAACTG TTGACGAGGCTCTCTGTCATCCATATTTATCATCTCTTCACGATATAAATGACGAGCCCATTTGCTCCATGCCTTTCAGTTTCGATTTTGAGCGGCCATCAATAACCGAAGAAAACATTAGGGAGCTTATTTGGAGGGAATCA GAGAATCTGCGCTTATTTTGA
- the LOC140980352 gene encoding mitogen-activated protein kinase 4-like isoform X6 → MAPESSSASASSRSNIDGVLTHGGKYVRYNVHGTFFEVSNKYVPPLRPIGRGAYGLVCAAINKETNEEVAIKKIGNSFDNCIDAKRTLREIKLLRHLDHENIIAIKDIIRPPKREAFDDVYIVYELMDTDLHQVIRSDQELTDDHCQYFLYQLLRGLKYIHSANVLHRDLKPSNLLLNANCDLKIGDFGLARTISETDFMTEYVVTRWYRAPELLLNCSEYTAAIDVWSVGCILAETMTREPLFPGKDYIHQLKLITELLGTPDEMSLKFLRSDNARRYVKQLPQFPKQQLLTRFPNMSPLALDLLGKLLKFDPSQRITVDEALCHPYLSSLHDINDEPICSMPFSFDFERPSITEENIRELIWRESDIQSVYQMMLL, encoded by the exons ATGGCTCCAGAAAGTAGCTCAGCCTCAGCTTCGAGCAGGTCAAACATTGATGGAGTGCTGACACATGGTGGTAAATACGTGCGGTACAATGTGCACGGTACTTTTTTCGAGGTCTCCAACAAATACGTGCCCCCTCTCCGCCCTATTGGTCGCGGCGCCTACGGACTTGTCTG TGCTGCTATCAATAAGGAGACTAATGAGGAGGTTGCCATTAAGAAGATTGGCAATTCATTTGATAACTGTATAGACGCGAAAAGGACTTTGAGGGAGATTAAACTTTTACGCCACTTGGATCATGAAAAT ATTATAGCTATCAAGGACATTATTAGGCCACCAAAGAGGGAAGCTTTTGATGATGTCTACATAGTATATGAATTGATGGACACAGATTTGCATCAGGTTATCAGATCCGATCAAGAATTAACAGATGATCATTGTCAG TACTTCCTGTATCAATTGTTACGAGGGCTAAAATATATACATTCAGCAAACGTCTTGCATCGTGACCTTAAGCCAAGCAATTTGCTTCTCAATGCGAACTGTGATCTGAAAATAGGAGATTTTGGTTTGGCAAGGACAATATCTGAAACGGATTTCATGACTGAATACGTGGTAACACGTTGGTATCGAGCGCCTGAATTGCTCCTTAATTGCTCTGAATACACTGCTGCAATAGATGTGTGGTCCGTTGGTTGCATTCTTGCTGAAACAATGACCAGAGAACCTTTATTCCCAGGAAAAGATTATATTCATCAGCTGAAACTCATTACTGAG CTATTAGGGACCCCTGATGAGATGAGCCTTAAATTCCTAAGAAGCGACAATGCCCGAAGATATGTAAAACAGCTTCCTCAATTCCCAAAACAACAATTGTTGACTAGATTTCCGAACATGTCTCCTTTGGCACTGGATTTACTGGGGAAGCTGCTTAAGTTTGATCCCAGCCAACGTATAACTG TTGACGAGGCTCTCTGTCATCCATATTTATCATCTCTTCACGATATAAATGACGAGCCCATTTGCTCCATGCCTTTCAGTTTCGATTTTGAGCGGCCATCAATAACCGAAGAAAACATTAGGGAGCTTATTTGGAGGGAATCA GACATTCAATCAGTATACCAAATGATGCTACTCTAA
- the LOC140980352 gene encoding mitogen-activated protein kinase 4-like isoform X2, translating into MAPESSSASASSRSNIDGVLTHGGKYVRYNVHGTFFEVSNKYVPPLRPIGRGAYGLVCAAINKETNEEVAIKKIGNSFDNCIDAKRTLREIKLLRHLDHENIIAIKDIIRPPKREAFDDVYIVYELMDTDLHQVIRSDQELTDDHCQYFLYQLLRGLKYIHSANVLHRDLKPSNLLLNANCDLKIGDFGLARTISETDFMTEYVVTRWYRAPELLLNCSEYTAAIDVWSVGCILAETMTREPLFPGKDYIHQLKLITELLGTPDEMSLKFLRSDNARRYVKQLPQFPKQQLLTRFPNMSPLALDLLGKLLKFDPSQRITVDEALCHPYLSSLHDINDEPICSMPFSFDFERPSITEENIRELIWRESVEFNPGCFILVDLGRTSEGGSKGSFTRQGSGETCQL; encoded by the exons ATGGCTCCAGAAAGTAGCTCAGCCTCAGCTTCGAGCAGGTCAAACATTGATGGAGTGCTGACACATGGTGGTAAATACGTGCGGTACAATGTGCACGGTACTTTTTTCGAGGTCTCCAACAAATACGTGCCCCCTCTCCGCCCTATTGGTCGCGGCGCCTACGGACTTGTCTG TGCTGCTATCAATAAGGAGACTAATGAGGAGGTTGCCATTAAGAAGATTGGCAATTCATTTGATAACTGTATAGACGCGAAAAGGACTTTGAGGGAGATTAAACTTTTACGCCACTTGGATCATGAAAAT ATTATAGCTATCAAGGACATTATTAGGCCACCAAAGAGGGAAGCTTTTGATGATGTCTACATAGTATATGAATTGATGGACACAGATTTGCATCAGGTTATCAGATCCGATCAAGAATTAACAGATGATCATTGTCAG TACTTCCTGTATCAATTGTTACGAGGGCTAAAATATATACATTCAGCAAACGTCTTGCATCGTGACCTTAAGCCAAGCAATTTGCTTCTCAATGCGAACTGTGATCTGAAAATAGGAGATTTTGGTTTGGCAAGGACAATATCTGAAACGGATTTCATGACTGAATACGTGGTAACACGTTGGTATCGAGCGCCTGAATTGCTCCTTAATTGCTCTGAATACACTGCTGCAATAGATGTGTGGTCCGTTGGTTGCATTCTTGCTGAAACAATGACCAGAGAACCTTTATTCCCAGGAAAAGATTATATTCATCAGCTGAAACTCATTACTGAG CTATTAGGGACCCCTGATGAGATGAGCCTTAAATTCCTAAGAAGCGACAATGCCCGAAGATATGTAAAACAGCTTCCTCAATTCCCAAAACAACAATTGTTGACTAGATTTCCGAACATGTCTCCTTTGGCACTGGATTTACTGGGGAAGCTGCTTAAGTTTGATCCCAGCCAACGTATAACTG TTGACGAGGCTCTCTGTCATCCATATTTATCATCTCTTCACGATATAAATGACGAGCCCATTTGCTCCATGCCTTTCAGTTTCGATTTTGAGCGGCCATCAATAACCGAAGAAAACATTAGGGAGCTTATTTGGAGGGAATCAGTTGAGTTTAATCCAG GGTGTTTTATTTTGGTGGATCTGGGGAGGACAAGTGAGGGTGGTAGCAAGGGTTCTTTCACTAGGCAGGGGAGTGGGGAGACATGCCAGCTATAA
- the LOC140980352 gene encoding mitogen-activated protein kinase 4-like isoform X9 — MAPESSSASASSRSNIDGVLTHGGKYVRYNVHGTFFEVSNKYVPPLRPIGRGAYGLVCAAINKETNEEVAIKKIGNSFDNCIDAKRTLREIKLLRHLDHENIIAIKDIIRPPKREAFDDVYIVYELMDTDLHQVIRSDQELTDDHCQYFLYQLLRGLKYIHSANVLHRDLKPSNLLLNANCDLKIGDFGLARTISETDFMTEYVVTRWYRAPELLLNCSEYTAAIDVWSVGCILAETMTREPLFPGKDYIHQLKLITELLGTPDEMSLKFLRSDNARRYVKQLPQFPKQQLLTRFPNMSPLALDLLGKLLKFDPSQRITVDEALCHPYLSSLHDINDEPICSMPFSFDFERPSITEENIRELIWRESHC; from the exons ATGGCTCCAGAAAGTAGCTCAGCCTCAGCTTCGAGCAGGTCAAACATTGATGGAGTGCTGACACATGGTGGTAAATACGTGCGGTACAATGTGCACGGTACTTTTTTCGAGGTCTCCAACAAATACGTGCCCCCTCTCCGCCCTATTGGTCGCGGCGCCTACGGACTTGTCTG TGCTGCTATCAATAAGGAGACTAATGAGGAGGTTGCCATTAAGAAGATTGGCAATTCATTTGATAACTGTATAGACGCGAAAAGGACTTTGAGGGAGATTAAACTTTTACGCCACTTGGATCATGAAAAT ATTATAGCTATCAAGGACATTATTAGGCCACCAAAGAGGGAAGCTTTTGATGATGTCTACATAGTATATGAATTGATGGACACAGATTTGCATCAGGTTATCAGATCCGATCAAGAATTAACAGATGATCATTGTCAG TACTTCCTGTATCAATTGTTACGAGGGCTAAAATATATACATTCAGCAAACGTCTTGCATCGTGACCTTAAGCCAAGCAATTTGCTTCTCAATGCGAACTGTGATCTGAAAATAGGAGATTTTGGTTTGGCAAGGACAATATCTGAAACGGATTTCATGACTGAATACGTGGTAACACGTTGGTATCGAGCGCCTGAATTGCTCCTTAATTGCTCTGAATACACTGCTGCAATAGATGTGTGGTCCGTTGGTTGCATTCTTGCTGAAACAATGACCAGAGAACCTTTATTCCCAGGAAAAGATTATATTCATCAGCTGAAACTCATTACTGAG CTATTAGGGACCCCTGATGAGATGAGCCTTAAATTCCTAAGAAGCGACAATGCCCGAAGATATGTAAAACAGCTTCCTCAATTCCCAAAACAACAATTGTTGACTAGATTTCCGAACATGTCTCCTTTGGCACTGGATTTACTGGGGAAGCTGCTTAAGTTTGATCCCAGCCAACGTATAACTG TTGACGAGGCTCTCTGTCATCCATATTTATCATCTCTTCACGATATAAATGACGAGCCCATTTGCTCCATGCCTTTCAGTTTCGATTTTGAGCGGCCATCAATAACCGAAGAAAACATTAGGGAGCTTATTTGGAGGGAATCA CATTGCTAA